CAAAGCCTTCGGCCTGGAAGACCGCCAGTCGTCCCTGTTTGCCGCCGATGCGGCAGATACCGGGGCTAAAAACCTGCGCGTCGCCCGGATCGATGCCCGTTTTGATCCCACGATTTACATCGCCATCGGCACCGCCAACCTGCTGGCCATTGGCGGCGGGAGCTGGATGGTGATTAACGGCTCACTGACGCTCGGGCAACTGACCAGCTTTGCCATGTATCTCGGGCTGATGATCTGGCCGATGCTGGCCCTGGCCTGGATGTTCAACATCGTCGAGCGCGGCAGTGCGGCCTATAGCCGGATCCGCGCCATGCTCGCCGAAGCGCCGGTGGTCAACGATGGCAGCGAGCCTGTGCCGGATGGGCGCGGCGAGCTGAAATTCTCCGTACGGGCCTTTGCCTACCCCCATACGGAAAAAACGACGCTCGAAAATGTCCATTTCACGCTGCAGCCGGGGCAAATGCTGGGCATTTGCGGCCCGACCGGGGCGGGGAAAAGTACCGTGCTCTCGCTGATCCAGCGCCACTTCGATATTGACCAGGGCGAGATCCGCTTCCACGACATCCCGCTGACGCAACTGCAGCTGGATAGCTGGCGCAGCCGCCTGGCGGTCGTCAGCCAGACGCCGTTCCTCTTCTCCGATAGCGTCGCCAACAATATCGCCCTCGGTTGCCCGCATGCGACCCAGGAAGAGATTGAGCACGTCGCCCGTCTCGCCAGCGTTCATGACGACATCCTGCGCCTGCCGCAGGGGTACGAAACCGAAGTGGGCGAACGCGGCGTAATGCTCTCGGGAGGGCAAAAACAGCGCATTTCCATCGCCCGCGCGCTGCTGCTGAATGCCGAGGTTCTGATCCTCGACGATGCCCTTTCTGCGGTCGATGGCCGCACCGAACACCAGATCCTGCACAACCTGCGCCAGTGGGGAGAAGGGCGCACGGTGATCATCAGCGCCCATCGTCTGTCGGCTCTGACCGAGGCGAGCGAAATTCTGGTGATGCAGCACGGGCATATTGCCCAGCGCGGCCAGCATGAACAGCTGGCGGAACAGCCGGGCTGGTATCGCGATATGTATCGTTATCAACAACTGGAAGCGGCACTGGATGACGTGCCGGAAACCGACGAGGAGGCCGCCGATGCGTAGTTTTTCCCAGCTGTGGCCCACCCTTAAGCGCCTGCTGGCGTATGGTTCGCCGTGGCGCAAGCCGCTGTCGCTGGCTGTCGTGCTGCTGTGGATTGCGGCGATTGCCGAAGTAACCGGCCCGCTGCTGATCAGCTATTTCATCGACAACATGGTGGCAAAAAATTATCTCCCGCTCGGTTTAGTCACCGGGCTGGCGGTGGCCTACGTTGGCCTGCAGCTGCTGGCGGCCGGGCTGCACTATGCCCAGTCGCTGCTGTTTAACCAGGCTGCCGTCGGGGTGGTGCAGCAGCTGCGTACCGACGTGATGGATGCCGCCCTGCGCCAGCCCCTGAGCGCGTTTGATACCCAGCCAGTCGGGCAGATCATCTCCCGCGTCACCAACGATACGGAAGTGATCCGCGACCTGTATGTCACCGTGGTGGCTACGGTACTGCGCAGCGCCGCCCTGGTGGGCGCGATGTTGGTGGCGATGTTCAGCCTCGAATGGCGCATGGCGCTGGTGGCGATGGCGATTTTCCCGGCGGTAATGATTGTGATGATCATCTACCAGCGCTACAGCACGCCGATTGTGCGTCGCGTGCGGGCCTATCTGGCGGATATCAACGATGGCTTTAACGAGGTCATCAACGGCATGAGCGTTATCCAGCAGTTCCGCCAGCAGGCGCGTTTTGGCGAGCGGATGGGCGAAGCCAGCCGCTCCCACTATATGGCCCGCATGCAGACCCTGCGTCTGGACGGTTTCCTGCTGCGCCCGCTGTTAAGCCTGTTCTCGGCGCTGGTGCTGTGCGGGCTGCTGATGCAGTTTGGCTTTGCCGCCGGTGGCACCATCGAAGTCGGGGTGCTGTATGCCTTTATCAGCTATCTCGGGCGTCTTAACGAGCCGCTGATCGAACTCACCACCCAGCAGTCGATGCTGCAACAGGCGGTGGTGGCCGGTGAGCGCGTCTTTGAGCTGATGGATCGCCCGCGCCAGGCGTATGGCGATGACGAGTGCGAACTG
This DNA window, taken from Leclercia adecarboxylata, encodes the following:
- a CDS encoding SmdB family multidrug efflux ABC transporter permease/ATP-binding protein — its product is MRSFSQLWPTLKRLLAYGSPWRKPLSLAVVLLWIAAIAEVTGPLLISYFIDNMVAKNYLPLGLVTGLAVAYVGLQLLAAGLHYAQSLLFNQAAVGVVQQLRTDVMDAALRQPLSAFDTQPVGQIISRVTNDTEVIRDLYVTVVATVLRSAALVGAMLVAMFSLEWRMALVAMAIFPAVMIVMIIYQRYSTPIVRRVRAYLADINDGFNEVINGMSVIQQFRQQARFGERMGEASRSHYMARMQTLRLDGFLLRPLLSLFSALVLCGLLMQFGFAAGGTIEVGVLYAFISYLGRLNEPLIELTTQQSMLQQAVVAGERVFELMDRPRQAYGDDECELQSGTIDFDNVSFAYRDDRLVLQDINLTVPSRSFVALVGHTGSGKSTLASLLMGYYPLTEGEIRLDGRPLSSLSHSVLRKGVAMVQQDPVVLADTFFANVTLGRPFSEEQVWDVLEKVQLAELARGLHDGIHTRLGEQGNNLSVGQKQLLALARVLIDTPQVLILDEATASIDSGTEQAIQQALAAVREHTTLVVIAHRLSTIVEADTILVLHRGQAVERGTHKQLLEAKGRYWQMYQLQLAGEELAASAREESLSA
- a CDS encoding SmdA family multidrug ABC transporter permease/ATP-binding protein, whose product is MRLFAQLSWYFRREWQRYLGAVALLIIIAILQLIPPKVVGYVVDGVTQQHYTTARVMMWIGTLVLTAVVVYLLRYVWRVLLFGASYQLAVELREDFYRQLSRQHPEFYLRHRTGDLIARATNDVDRVVFAAGEGVLTLVDSLVMGCAVLIVMSTQISWQLTLLALLPMPIMALAIKRYGDQLHQRFKLAQAAFSTLNDRTQESLTSIRMIKAFGLEDRQSSLFAADAADTGAKNLRVARIDARFDPTIYIAIGTANLLAIGGGSWMVINGSLTLGQLTSFAMYLGLMIWPMLALAWMFNIVERGSAAYSRIRAMLAEAPVVNDGSEPVPDGRGELKFSVRAFAYPHTEKTTLENVHFTLQPGQMLGICGPTGAGKSTVLSLIQRHFDIDQGEIRFHDIPLTQLQLDSWRSRLAVVSQTPFLFSDSVANNIALGCPHATQEEIEHVARLASVHDDILRLPQGYETEVGERGVMLSGGQKQRISIARALLLNAEVLILDDALSAVDGRTEHQILHNLRQWGEGRTVIISAHRLSALTEASEILVMQHGHIAQRGQHEQLAEQPGWYRDMYRYQQLEAALDDVPETDEEAADA